DNA from Castellaniella sp. MT123:
CCAGAACACCTTCCAGTTCGTCGTCGGCCTGGGCGTGATGCTGTATCTGCTGTTCTTCCTGCTGCGCGACAGCACCGAGATGATCCCCACGCTCAAGCGCCTGATCCCGCTCCAGGACGAGCACCGGCACAAGCTTTTCCAAAAGCTCGCAACCGTGGTCCGGGCGACGGTGAAGGGCAACATCATGATCGCGGCCACCCAGGGTCTGCTGGGCGGGCTGATGTTCGCCTTCCTGGGAATCCAGGGCGCGCTGTTCTGGGGCGTGCTGATGGCTTTTCTGTCCCTGCTGCCGGCCATCGGCGCCTCGCTGATCTGGGCGCCGGTCGCGGTGTATTTTCTGGTCACTGGCGCGTGGTGGCAGGGCATTACCCTGACCCTGTTCGGGGTTCTGGTGATCGGCTTGATCGACAATCTGCTGCGGCCGATCCTGGTGGGCAAGGACACCAAACTGCCCGACTACGTCGTGCTGATCTCGACGCTTGGCGGCCTGTCGGTCTTCGGCCTGAATGGCTTCGTGATCGGCCCGCTGTTCGCCGCCCTGTTCATGTCCTGCTGGGATCTGTTCCCCGACGCGGTCGCCATGATCCAGAATGCCCGCCGCCAGGATGATGCATTGGACAGCGCCACCGAGAAGCCGGACAACGGCAACCCGTAAGACGAGGCGTGGTTCATCGCCCCTGTTCCTGTGTAGGTTCCAGAAAATTCATGTACAATGCCTGGCTTTGGTGGAGGTCGCCCTTCACCTGAAGTGGCAGGTTATCAGAACCTGCCATGGCCGGCTTAGCTCAGTTGGTAGAGCAGCTCATTCGTAATGAGAAGGTCGGGGGTTCGACTCCTCTAGCCGGCACCATATCCCCTTAAAAATAAAGAAATATTTCGATTGGCACAATCGTTGCCACATCGTTTTTTTATTTATCTGTACCTTATTTCACGTCAATGCGACCGCTCTTGAAACATGGTTTAATTCGGCGACCTTAGCGAAAAGCCCATGGACAGAATTGGGCTGAAGCAAAAACTGGGGCTTCATCGGCGTGAATTCATGGTGATTTCGGTCTGCGGAAAACGCGTTTCGGCGTGGCTTGGCATCATCGCCATGCTGCTGCTCGTCTGTGCGCCAACGGTCAGTCACTTCATGCATGCGACGCGCAGCATGACCTTGCCACTTTGCACGGTGGCACAGTTTGGGCATTCGTCTGCCGCTATCACCGTCTCAGTGAGCAATGCTCACGACACCGATCACGGCGCGGACTCTCATCTCCTTGATGACTGCGGCTATTGTCATTTACTACAGCACGACGCCGTCTTGCCGTCCGTGTCTGCGGGGTCGCCACCCGTCTTGTGGCTTTTCATCCTGGCCTTGGTGCTGTTGCCGGCGCGGTGTTTCACGCCGATCGGCGCCTTTCCTGCGGGCCGACCTAGAGCACCTCCCGTTTTTTCTCATTCGTAAGCCTATCCGGTTGACATGCTGACGCCTACATCGCGGCGACAGCACACGTTCGTACAACACGAATCTGAACGACTTGAGAATTTGAAATGACGAGACTTGCACTTGCCACGCTCGTGGCGCTGATCTTTCCTGCCCAAATGGCATTCGCTGACAGTGCGGCGAATGCTCCCGCCGAGCTTGCACCGATTGTGGTCAGTGCCAGTCGGGATGCTGCCACCCTGGAGGAGATTCCACAGAGCACAACGATCATTACGCGGCAGCAGATCGACGAGAGCCCCGCCCAATCCCTTGACCAATTGCTGCGCAATGTGGCGGGATTCAATCTGAGCAGCGTCCCAGCAACATCCAAGGATCCCACTGGGCAATCATTGGGCATGCGCGGTCTCGGGAATGTCTCCGTACTCGTGCTGCTCGATGGCATACCGATCATGGATCCGTTTTATGGCACCGTGCAGTGGTACAAGGTGCCGCTGGCCAATATCGATCACGTGGAGGTGGTGCGCGGAGGTTCCGTCGTATGGGGCAATATGGCTGTTGGTGGGGTGGTCAATATCATCAGCCGTCAGCTGACAGACAACCAGACTGCCTTCTCAACCCATTACGGCAGCTTTGGGACCAAGGATGTGGCGTTTAGCCAGAACATCAAGGTCAACGATGGCCTGGGACTGAATCTGTCGGTCAATCGGACCGATGTTCGTGGCTACCCCTTGACGCCTGCCGCATATCGCTGGCGTTTTCCAGGCCGGGATTCAGTGTGGACACGCGAAACCAATGTCCAGTTGAGCGCCAGGTTCAACCCTGCATCCGATCTGCAGGGATATGTGCGTCTGGGCTATCACATCAACGATGAGAAAACTGGCTACGAGTATGGCCGCGCCAAGCAGACCACCCCGGATTTTGCGGCCAGCCTCACCAAGACGCTGGACAAAAAGAGTTCAGTGACCGCATCCGCCTGGGGACAGCGGGTGGCGTTTGACAAGTACAACGGCGCGAGTTGCTATTGGAAACCGACTGGCAAGTGCTTGTCCATGCCGCCCTCGATGCAGGAACTCCCGACGGCGCAGGCGAATGACCGCGTGGATCAGTACTACTCTCAGTACGGCGATCAGAGCTACAACGAAACCGGTTTTTCGACGATTTATTCAAGGGAGATCGGCAACATCTGGCAGGACATCCAGCTGGGCGTCGATTACCGCCGTCTCGGTGCTTCCGATAGCGAATGGATCTACAACGCACCCACCGTGTTCGGTACACCGACCGGCACATTGGCCTCGACAGTCGAAGGCAATGGAACACAGACGTACAGCGGGGTCTTCGTGCAGACGCGGATTGCACCGGTGGACTCGCTCTTGATCACGTTGGCCGCCCGGGGGGACCGCTTCTCCAGCGATATTTCCTCCACCCAAGGTGACAACCCGGAATTAACGGGTGGCACCACAAAGACGCGGCTAGACCCAAGCGTTTCGATGCGCTATTTCGCCAGCGATGACCTGTCGTTGCGCGCATCGATCAATCGGACATTTCGTGGCCCGGGTCTGAACAATACCTTGCGATCCTATGGCAGCCCCAGTTCGACGCCGTCCATTGCAAATCCATCGCTTGTTCCTCAGGACATGCTGGCACGCGAAATCGGCCTGGACTATAAACACGGCGATCTGCAGCTGAGCGCCACCTATTTTTACTATTCGATCCACAACGCGATCCTGTCGACCTCCGGCTCTATTGCGGATGCGCCATCGGAATATCAGCGGGCCTTATGTGCTCATTTCCTGGCGGGTTCTTCGAACACCAATTGCAGTTTCTACAGCAATGCCGGCGATCAAAGATCCCAGGGGATGGAATTGATCGGATCCTATCAAGTGTCGCCACAGCTCCGCATCAACGGGTCCTTGACCTACACCGATGCGGTGCTCACCAGCACAACCACGAACACCCCCGTCGATGTGCAAATTGCGGGCATCCCAAAGTGGACAGGCAATTTCGGTGTCAGCTGGAGTCTGACCGAAAAGCTCCAGGTGGCTGCTCAAGGGCGTTACATCGGCCGGATGAACTACTACAGCTCGAGCACTTTGGGCACGTACTCTCAAGGCTCGAATACCGTCTTCGATGTCAATCTGCGTTATCACCTCACGCCTGCCGTCGATTTGACGCTGGCGGTCAATAACGTGTTCGACCGTACCTACACCGACAGCACATGGACCTATAACCAGCCGTATACACAGACGTTGGCCCCGCCTCGCATGGCCTATGTCGGCATTCAAGCGTCGTTCTGAGTTCAGACATCCAGATAGAGGACATCATGTTGATCGCAAAAATCCGCCGCCGCATCAGCGTTGCTATTGGGTTTTCGGTGGTATCGGCGCTACTGCTTCCAGTTCCTCAAAGTATGGCCCAGTCCATGTCCGGAATGCATATGCAGCCGCGCAAGGCAGCGCAACCCTGCAAATCGTCGCAGCCATTAGGGTGTGCCGATAGAGCATCGGGAGCATTCTCGCCGGACGGCACACTATTGTTGGCCTGGACCCAAGACAAGAAGGTCTATTTCGCCCGCTCCAAGGATAAAGGCCAAAGCTGGACGCTGCCCTTGATGATCGGTGACGCCAGAGAAGGGTTCGACGGTGGCGGTGATGCCCGACCGCAACTGGCCGCTAACGCCAAAGGCAGCGTGCTGATTGCCTATGACACGTTCAAGGATCAGAACTGGAATGCGGAAATCTGGCTCGCCAGCTCTGTCGATGGGGGCACGCATTTTGACACGCCAAGGGTCTTCGAGCCCGAAAGCGTGAGTCAACGGCTTCCGGTGTTGAGCATGACACCGGCAGGCAGAATACTGATGCTTTGGCAGGACAAGCGCCTGAGCGGGCCTCAAAAGCGACCGGGGGCCTCGCTTGCGTACGCCTGGTCAATGGACGGTGGCCGGACATTCTCACCGTCTGCGATTGCGGCAGAGGTCAGCTGCGAGTGCTGCCGCATCGGCGTGACAAATTCAAGCAGTGGGGAACCTGTCGCTGCATTCCGGACGATTTTTCCGGAACAGGTGCGCGATCACGCGCTGCTGCAATTTTCGCCTTCCGGGTCGCCTCGCGCTCCGCTTCGGGTTGCCACCGACAATTGGAAAACAAACGCCTGCCCACATCACGGACCGTCCGTTTCAGTTTCCAACGACGGGACGACACACATGGTCTGGTACACCCAAGGCCAAGCTCGCCAAGGGCTGTTTTATGCCAGACTGGGCCATGGCGAGCAGGCGTTCAGTGAGCCGCAGCGCTTGGGTGGCGTCGACGATGCCTCGTCGCATCCGTACGTACTTGTGCAAGGGCAGCAGGTATGGCGGGTGTGGAAGGCATTTGACGGGCAAGCTTCACACGTGATGCTCCAGCAATCAGGCAACGATGGTCGTGATTGGAGTGCACCGAAGGTAATCAGCAGCTCGACGGGCGGTTCGGATCATCCACTGCTGCTTGGCTATCAAGATCATGCATACCTGTCATGGCTCAGCAGCCAACATGGCTATCAACTGATCGATTTGAAGGAATGATCATGAAACTCAATCGAATGCTGCTGGTTGTCGCCGGCCTGGCCGTGTGCCGACTTGCCGGCGCAGCCGGCTTGCAGTGGTACGAGGCGGGAGACTGGGCCACCTTGCGTGGCCAGCACGCTTCCGCACCCTGGGTTGTCCATTTCTGGGGCATGAGCTGCAGCCCATGCCGGCAGGAGCTTCCGGCGTGGAGCCGGTTCATCCGTGATCATCCGGATGCCAGAGTCACCTTCATTGAAGTTGAACAAGCCGATCCGTCCGCGGTGCAGGCCGTACTTGAAAAAGCAGGCCTTGCCGAGAGTGATCAACGGCTCAGCTCGGATGGTTTCGATGTTGCCGAGCGTTACGCAATCGACCGGCGTTGGCACGGAGAAACGCCCATGACTCTCTTGATCTCCCCGGACGGCCAAGCACAAAAAGTCACCGGCACCATGGACTTTGATCGACTGACTGCATGGACGGGTCTGGACAGGCCATAGGATTGGAGTTGGGAAAACTTTAAAGAAGCCGGCCGGCGGCAAGAACTCCCAGGACGACCGCTGACATTTCCGAGTACGGGGCATAATATGCCCCGCTTTTCAACAGACCTTCGCCATGTTCATCCGGCGTTCATCCCGGCAAGCCTACTATGATCCGGTCCGCTGCCAAGGAAACTCCCGACCATGCAATCCCCTCAAAATCATTACAACCGCCTGTCGATCTCCCTGCATTGGCTGACGCTGGCGCTGCTGATCGCCGTCTATGCGCTGATCGAACTGCGCGACCTCGCCCCCAAGGGCAGCGCACTGCGCGACGGTATCCAGATGTGGCACGAGACGCTGGGGTTGACCGTGTTCTGCCTGTTCTTTTTCAGGCTGGCGGTGCGCAGGACGTTCGGTATCCCGCCCATCACGCCCCAGCCGCCGGCCTGGCAGCATACGGCTGCCCGCGCCATGCACTGGGCACTGTACCTGTTCCTGATCCTGACCCCCGTGCTGGGCTGGATCACGCTCAGTGCCCAGGGCAAAGTCGTGCCGTTTTTCGGCTACGAATGGCCCGCCCTGATGGGCCCCGACAAGGCCTGGGGTCACGACCTGAAGGAAATCCACGAAACCATCGGCAATCTGGGCTACTACCTGATCGGCCTGCACGCACTGGCGGCGTTGTATCACCATTACATCGTGGGCGACAACACCCTGCAAAGGATGCTTCCCAAGGTGCGCTGACCCCAGGATCACGCCTCATTCCGCCGGCCCGCTACCGGTGGAACATATTACAAAAGGTCGATCGATACATTATATTTGGCGTACTGAGGCTGGAAATCCGAACCGGGTGCCCGGGCCCTAGACGGAGAGAGCCGCCATGTCCATTCGGATCCAGCCGTTCCACGACACCGCCACCGGTACAGTCAGCTACGCGCTGTCCGATCCGGCCAGCGGGATGGCCGCGGTCATCGACCCCGTGCTGGACTACGACGCCAGCTCCGGGCGCACCCGAACCACGGCCGCCGACCGCATCCTGACGTACATTCACGACCGGCAACTGACCGTGCAATGGATCCTGGAAACCCATGCCCACGCCGACCATCTGTCAGCAGCAGCCCACATCCGCCAGCATGCGGGGGGCAGAATCGCGATCGGCGAGCACATCCGCCAAGTGCAGGACGTATTCAAAAAACTCTACAACCTGGGGGCGGAATTCCTGGCCGACGGCAGCCAGTTCGACCACCTGTTCACCGATGGTGAAACGTTTCTGATCGGATCCCTGACAGCTACGGCGATGCTCGTGCCAGGCCATACGCCCGCCGACATGGCCTATCGGGTGGAGGACGCCGTATTCACCGGCGATACCCTGTTCATGCCCGACCTGGGCA
Protein-coding regions in this window:
- a CDS encoding TonB-dependent receptor; the protein is MTRLALATLVALIFPAQMAFADSAANAPAELAPIVVSASRDAATLEEIPQSTTIITRQQIDESPAQSLDQLLRNVAGFNLSSVPATSKDPTGQSLGMRGLGNVSVLVLLDGIPIMDPFYGTVQWYKVPLANIDHVEVVRGGSVVWGNMAVGGVVNIISRQLTDNQTAFSTHYGSFGTKDVAFSQNIKVNDGLGLNLSVNRTDVRGYPLTPAAYRWRFPGRDSVWTRETNVQLSARFNPASDLQGYVRLGYHINDEKTGYEYGRAKQTTPDFAASLTKTLDKKSSVTASAWGQRVAFDKYNGASCYWKPTGKCLSMPPSMQELPTAQANDRVDQYYSQYGDQSYNETGFSTIYSREIGNIWQDIQLGVDYRRLGASDSEWIYNAPTVFGTPTGTLASTVEGNGTQTYSGVFVQTRIAPVDSLLITLAARGDRFSSDISSTQGDNPELTGGTTKTRLDPSVSMRYFASDDLSLRASINRTFRGPGLNNTLRSYGSPSSTPSIANPSLVPQDMLAREIGLDYKHGDLQLSATYFYYSIHNAILSTSGSIADAPSEYQRALCAHFLAGSSNTNCSFYSNAGDQRSQGMELIGSYQVSPQLRINGSLTYTDAVLTSTTTNTPVDVQIAGIPKWTGNFGVSWSLTEKLQVAAQGRYIGRMNYYSSSTLGTYSQGSNTVFDVNLRYHLTPAVDLTLAVNNVFDRTYTDSTWTYNQPYTQTLAPPRMAYVGIQASF
- a CDS encoding sialidase family protein, with protein sequence MLIAKIRRRISVAIGFSVVSALLLPVPQSMAQSMSGMHMQPRKAAQPCKSSQPLGCADRASGAFSPDGTLLLAWTQDKKVYFARSKDKGQSWTLPLMIGDAREGFDGGGDARPQLAANAKGSVLIAYDTFKDQNWNAEIWLASSVDGGTHFDTPRVFEPESVSQRLPVLSMTPAGRILMLWQDKRLSGPQKRPGASLAYAWSMDGGRTFSPSAIAAEVSCECCRIGVTNSSSGEPVAAFRTIFPEQVRDHALLQFSPSGSPRAPLRVATDNWKTNACPHHGPSVSVSNDGTTHMVWYTQGQARQGLFYARLGHGEQAFSEPQRLGGVDDASSHPYVLVQGQQVWRVWKAFDGQASHVMLQQSGNDGRDWSAPKVISSSTGGSDHPLLLGYQDHAYLSWLSSQHGYQLIDLKE
- a CDS encoding cytochrome b, translated to MQSPQNHYNRLSISLHWLTLALLIAVYALIELRDLAPKGSALRDGIQMWHETLGLTVFCLFFFRLAVRRTFGIPPITPQPPAWQHTAARAMHWALYLFLILTPVLGWITLSAQGKVVPFFGYEWPALMGPDKAWGHDLKEIHETIGNLGYYLIGLHALAALYHHYIVGDNTLQRMLPKVR
- a CDS encoding DUF2946 domain-containing protein → MDRIGLKQKLGLHRREFMVISVCGKRVSAWLGIIAMLLLVCAPTVSHFMHATRSMTLPLCTVAQFGHSSAAITVSVSNAHDTDHGADSHLLDDCGYCHLLQHDAVLPSVSAGSPPVLWLFILALVLLPARCFTPIGAFPAGRPRAPPVFSHS
- a CDS encoding AI-2E family transporter, translated to MNTTTLHFRSFLLLLTAVSFAFLSILLPFYAAIFWGSVLALIFSPLHRRLLRLLGGQRPGLAAFLTLLCITLIVILPLLFIAGALANEVAGLYTRINTGQLNLGQYYEQIVAALPPWVHGWLNSFGVGDLLSIREKLSTGALQGSQFLAKQAVSIGQNTFQFVVGLGVMLYLLFFLLRDSTEMIPTLKRLIPLQDEHRHKLFQKLATVVRATVKGNIMIAATQGLLGGLMFAFLGIQGALFWGVLMAFLSLLPAIGASLIWAPVAVYFLVTGAWWQGITLTLFGVLVIGLIDNLLRPILVGKDTKLPDYVVLISTLGGLSVFGLNGFVIGPLFAALFMSCWDLFPDAVAMIQNARRQDDALDSATEKPDNGNP
- a CDS encoding MBL fold metallo-hydrolase produces the protein MSIRIQPFHDTATGTVSYALSDPASGMAAVIDPVLDYDASSGRTRTTAADRILTYIHDRQLTVQWILETHAHADHLSAAAHIRQHAGGRIAIGEHIRQVQDVFKKLYNLGAEFLADGSQFDHLFTDGETFLIGSLTATAMLVPGHTPADMAYRVEDAVFTGDTLFMPDLGTARTDFPGGDARILYRSIQRILALPDATRLFVCHDYPPDSRPVAWESSVAEQKFRNIHVRDGVTEHEFVALRQTRDATLAAPTLILPALQVNIRAGQLPRPEANGVSYLKIPLNVLGSNA
- a CDS encoding TlpA disulfide reductase family protein, with translation MKLNRMLLVVAGLAVCRLAGAAGLQWYEAGDWATLRGQHASAPWVVHFWGMSCSPCRQELPAWSRFIRDHPDARVTFIEVEQADPSAVQAVLEKAGLAESDQRLSSDGFDVAERYAIDRRWHGETPMTLLISPDGQAQKVTGTMDFDRLTAWTGLDRP